Part of the Xanthocytophaga agilis genome is shown below.
ATCATTAAATGTAGTAAAAGGCATCTTCAATAAAGCAGGTATCCATTCTTCTGGTACACCTGCCGTACGATAATCTTTATCTGTCGGAGCTGCTATTTTCTGCTCTGGTCGCATCTGAGGAAAGAACAATACTTCCTGAATGGTTGGTTGGTTGGTCATAATCATTGTCAAACGATCTATACCAATACCAATACCTGCTGTTGGAGGCATACCATATTCTAGTGCACGCAGAAAATCTTCATCCAATGCCATCGCTTCCTCATCACCACGCTCTGCCAGGCGTAACTGGTCTTCAAAGCGTTCACGCTGATCCAATGGATCATTTAACTCAGAGTAAGCATTACAAATCTCTTTCCCATTGCAAATAGCTTCAAAACGTTCTACCAGACCAGGTTTGCTGCGATGTTTTTTCGTCAATGGCGACATCTCGACAGGATAGTCAGTGATAAAGGTTGGCTGGATAAGATTTGGCTCTACTTTTTCTCCAAAGATTTCATCGATCAGTTTTGCCTTTCCCATAGAGCTGTCAACCTCAATTCCTATACTCTGAGCAGTTTCCCGAAGTTGGTCTTCTGTCATGGCAGAGACATCAATGCCTGTGTACTCCTGAATGGCTCCAAATAAAGTCAACCGTTTCCAGGGACGCTGAAAATCAATTGTATTCTCACCAACCTGTACTTGAGTCTTTCCATGCAGATCCATTGCTACTTTTTCCAGCATCTCTTCTGTAGTATCCATCATCCACTGGTAGTCTTTATAGGCTACATAAAACTCTACCTGTGTAAACTCAGGGTTGTGTGTACGGTCCATCCCTTCATTACGGAAGTCTTTGGCAAATTCAAACACACCATCAAAACCACCAACAATCAATCGTTTCAGGTATAACTCATTGGCAATCCGCAGATACAATGGCATATCCAGTGTATTGTGATGTGTACTAAACGGACGAGCTGTAGCTCCACCATGAATAGGCTGCAGAATAGGTGTCTCTACTTCCAGATAACCACGATTAGTCAGGAACGTCCGCATGGAGTTAACCAGTTGCGACCTTTTCAGGAAAAT
Proteins encoded:
- the lysS gene encoding lysine--tRNA ligase, producing MQLSEQEVVRRGKLEQLRSLGIDPYPAESFEVNASIRDIQENYERSKTDYKNISIAGRIMNFRIMGSASFAELQDATGRMQVYIRRDDICPGEDKTLYNTVFRKLLDIGDIIGVHGYVFTTQTGEITIHVTEFKLLTKALRPLPMPRVVEENGETKVFDAFTDPELRYRQRYVDLIVNPDKRDIFLKRSQLVNSMRTFLTNRGYLEVETPILQPIHGGATARPFSTHHNTLDMPLYLRIANELYLKRLIVGGFDGVFEFAKDFRNEGMDRTHNPEFTQVEFYVAYKDYQWMMDTTEEMLEKVAMDLHGKTQVQVGENTIDFQRPWKRLTLFGAIQEYTGIDVSAMTEDQLRETAQSIGIEVDSSMGKAKLIDEIFGEKVEPNLIQPTFITDYPVEMSPLTKKHRSKPGLVERFEAICNGKEICNAYSELNDPLDQRERFEDQLRLAERGDEEAMALDEDFLRALEYGMPPTAGIGIGIDRLTMIMTNQPTIQEVLFFPQMRPEQKIAAPTDKDYRTAGVPEEWIPALLKMPFTTFNDFKAANPNKLFNDLGGLRKKLKIEAKMPTLDDVKSWIG